A single window of Pectobacterium parmentieri DNA harbors:
- the rpsS gene encoding 30S ribosomal protein S19, giving the protein MPRSLKKGPFIDLHLLKKVEKAVESGDKKPLRTWSRRSTIFPNMIGLTIAVHNGRQHVPVFVSDEMVGHKLGEFAPTRTYRGHAADKKAKKR; this is encoded by the coding sequence ATGCCACGTTCTCTCAAGAAAGGTCCATTTATTGACCTGCACTTGCTGAAGAAGGTAGAGAAAGCGGTGGAAAGCGGAGACAAGAAGCCTTTGCGCACTTGGTCCCGTCGTTCAACGATCTTTCCAAATATGATCGGTTTGACCATCGCTGTCCATAATGGTCGTCAGCACGTTCCGGTGTTTGTTTCCGATGAAATGGTCGGTCACAAGCTGGGTGAATTCGCGCCGACTCGTACTTATCGCGGCCATGCGGCCGATAAAAAGGCCAAGAAGCGCTAA
- the rpmC gene encoding 50S ribosomal protein L29: protein MKANELREKSVEELNTELLGLLREQFNLRMQAASGQLQQTHLVKQVRHNIARVKTLLTEKAGA from the coding sequence ATGAAAGCAAATGAGCTGCGTGAAAAGAGCGTTGAAGAGCTGAATACTGAGCTGCTCGGCCTGCTGCGCGAGCAATTTAACCTGCGTATGCAGGCTGCCAGTGGTCAGTTGCAACAGACTCACCTGGTAAAACAAGTGCGTCACAATATTGCACGTGTTAAGACTTTACTGACTGAGAAGGCGGGTGCGTAA
- the rpsC gene encoding 30S ribosomal protein S3 produces the protein MGQKVHPNGIRLGIVKPWNSTWYANTKEFADNLDSDFKVRKYLTKELEKASVSRIVIERPAKSIRVTIHTARPGIVIGKKGEDVEKLRKVVADIAGVPAQINIAEVRKPELDAKLVADSITSQLERRVMFRRAMKRAVQNAMRLGAKGIKVEVSGRLGGAEIARTEWYREGRVPLHTLRADIDYNTSEAHTTYGVIGVKVWIFKGEILGGMAAVEQPEKPAAQPKKQQRKGRK, from the coding sequence ATGGGTCAGAAAGTACATCCTAATGGTATTCGCCTGGGTATTGTCAAACCTTGGAACTCTACCTGGTATGCGAATACCAAAGAATTCGCTGACAACCTGGACAGCGATTTTAAAGTTCGTAAATACCTGACGAAGGAACTGGAGAAGGCTTCCGTTTCTCGTATCGTTATCGAACGTCCTGCAAAAAGCATCCGTGTGACTATTCACACTGCTCGCCCAGGCATCGTGATCGGTAAAAAAGGTGAAGATGTTGAAAAACTGCGCAAAGTCGTAGCGGATATCGCTGGCGTACCTGCACAGATCAATATCGCAGAAGTTCGTAAACCTGAACTGGACGCAAAACTGGTTGCTGACAGCATTACTTCTCAGCTGGAGCGTCGTGTGATGTTCCGTCGTGCTATGAAGCGTGCGGTACAGAACGCCATGCGTCTGGGCGCTAAAGGTATTAAAGTTGAAGTAAGTGGCCGTCTTGGCGGCGCTGAAATCGCGCGTACCGAATGGTACCGTGAAGGTCGCGTTCCGTTGCATACACTGCGTGCGGATATCGACTACAACACTTCCGAAGCGCACACCACTTATGGTGTTATCGGTGTGAAAGTGTGGATCTTCAAAGGTGAGATCCTGGGTGGTATGGCTGCCGTTGAACAACCGGAAAAACCGGCTGCTCAACCTAAAAAGCAGCAGCGTAAAGGCCGCAAGTAA
- the rpsQ gene encoding 30S ribosomal protein S17, which yields MTDKIRTLQGRVVSDKMEKSIVVAIERFVKHPLYGKFIKRTTKLHVHDENNECGIGDVVEIHECRPLSKTKSWTLVRVVEKAIL from the coding sequence ATGACCGATAAAATCCGTACTTTGCAAGGTCGTGTTGTAAGTGACAAAATGGAGAAATCCATTGTTGTTGCTATCGAACGTTTCGTGAAACACCCGCTTTACGGTAAATTCATTAAACGTACGACTAAGCTGCACGTACATGACGAGAACAATGAATGTGGTATCGGTGACGTGGTTGAAATCCACGAATGCCGTCCACTGTCCAAAACTAAGTCTTGGACACTTGTTCGCGTTGTAGAGAAAGCGATTCTGTAA
- the rplV gene encoding 50S ribosomal protein L22 yields the protein METIAKHCHARSSAQKVRLVADLIRGKKVSQALEVLTYTNKKAAGLVKKVLESAIANAEHNDGADIDDLKVAKIFVDEGPSMKRIMPRAKGRADRILKRTSHITVVVSDR from the coding sequence ATGGAAACTATCGCTAAACATTGCCACGCTCGTTCTTCTGCTCAAAAGGTTCGCCTGGTGGCAGACCTGATTCGCGGTAAGAAAGTGTCGCAAGCTCTGGAAGTTCTGACCTACACCAACAAGAAAGCTGCTGGTCTGGTTAAAAAAGTGCTGGAGTCTGCTATTGCTAACGCAGAACACAACGATGGCGCTGACATTGATGATCTGAAAGTCGCGAAGATTTTCGTTGACGAAGGCCCAAGCATGAAGCGCATTATGCCGCGTGCTAAAGGCCGTGCGGATCGCATCCTGAAGCGTACCAGCCACATTACTGTGGTTGTGTCCGATCGCTGA
- the rplP gene encoding 50S ribosomal protein L16: MLQPKRTKFRKVHKGRNRGLAQGTDVSFGTFGLKAVGRGRLTARQIEAARRAMTRAVKRQGKIWIRVFPDKPITEKPLEVRMGKGKGNVEYWVALIQPGKVLYEMDGVPEELAREAFQLAAAKLPIKTTFVTKTVM, from the coding sequence ATGTTACAACCAAAGCGTACAAAATTCCGTAAGGTGCACAAGGGCCGCAACCGTGGTCTGGCGCAGGGTACGGATGTTAGCTTCGGCACTTTCGGTCTGAAAGCTGTTGGCCGCGGTCGCCTGACTGCTCGTCAAATCGAAGCTGCACGTCGTGCCATGACTCGTGCTGTTAAGCGTCAAGGTAAGATCTGGATCCGTGTATTCCCGGACAAACCGATCACCGAGAAACCGCTTGAAGTTCGTATGGGTAAAGGTAAAGGTAACGTGGAATATTGGGTTGCCTTGATTCAGCCAGGTAAAGTCCTGTACGAAATGGACGGTGTGCCGGAAGAGTTAGCCCGTGAGGCATTCCAACTGGCAGCAGCGAAACTGCCTATCAAAACCACCTTTGTAACTAAGACGGTGATGTAA